The genomic DNA ATATTGCACGCCAACAAGGGCCAGTTGCAATGTGCTGCTGACTGCGCGGAACATCCATTGAAACTGTGGTACGAACCAATCCATGTAGTGATTAATCCAGTCGGCAATGGGCAGTGTCCACGCGTCTGGATAGTCAATGACGGCAGGCAAGGTATTACGCACTATGATCAGCGCCGCGCTGATGGCGAGGATCAAGAGCCATGGCCACGCCGATCGGGCAGCGGCCGCCAAGGTATCGACGATGCGGGTCATGTCTGCGCTGTTGTCACGTCGTCGTGATAGAGTGATCGGATCACCTCCAACGGATGCAATGACCCAAGAACACGGCCATCATCGCCGATCACATCGACGGTTTCAGTGTTCTCGTCAAAGAGCTTGAGCGCCTCATCAAGGATCGAGTTATGGGCAACGGTGGGATGCGTTTTGCCATCGGCATAGGCCGCGCCCATCACATCCTTTGCGTGGATCACCTTGGCCAGCGGCACGTCGCCGATAAAGTCCTTTACGTAATCATTTACCGGGCGCATCACGATTTCGGACGGAGAGCCAATCTGAACGATTTCTCCATCTTTCATAATGCAGATATTGTCTGCAAGTTTGAGGGCTTCGAGGAAATCATGGGTGACAAAGACGATGGTTTTGCGCAACTGCGTCTGAAGGCGCAGAAATTCGTCCTGCATCTGGGCGCGTATGAGGGGATCAAGGGCCGAGAATGGTTCGTCCAGAAACCAAATTTCCGGCTCTACTGCGAGCGACCGTGCGATGCCCACGCGCTGCTGTTGTCCACCTGACAGCTCGTGTGGATAGGACTGTTCCTTGCCTTTCAGTCCGACCAGTTCGATCATCTTACGCGCGTGAGCGCGGCGTTCGGCGCGCGGGCGACGTTGGGCCTTGAGTGGGAAGGCCACGTTCTGAACCACGTCAAGATGTGGCAGAAGCCCGAAATTCTGAAAAACCATCCCCATCTTGTGCCGACGGATTTCGATCATTTCGCGGGCGCCGGCTTTTAACAGGTCGTTGCCATCCAGAAAGACCTGCCCATATGTCGGCTCGATCAACCGTGATATGGCACGCAGAACGGTTGATTTGCCCGAGCCGGACAACCCCATGATGACAAAGATCTCGCCTTCAGAAATATCAAAGCTGACATCGGCAGCCGCCACGAAATGGTGATTTTCGCGTATATGTGCCAACCGCTCTTGGTGGCACATGGCAGGGAAATCTCTGGAAACCAATTTTTCTGGATTCGGGCCGTAGATTTTCCAGAGGTTCCGAACCGAGAGCTTTGCCGCTGCAGTCATGATGTACTTTCTTGAAAAAGACGCAGCAGCGCTGGACCGCTGCGCCGGGGATCGGAGGGGTTCACTTGCTTGCGGCGTCGATCCAGGGTCCCCAGACGTTTTGGTTCTCCGCGACCCAGGCGGCGACGACGTCCTCGACATCCCTGCCGTCCTGATCGATCGCCTTCATCATGATTTCCTGCTCTGCGGTATCCATTTGCAGCGCATCAAGCAGGGCATAGGCGGCGGGCCATTTTTCCTCGAATCCGGCCCAGGCGACTTTCATCGTGACCGGCGCCTCTACCCCACAATCGCCTGTGGCGTTCGGGTTGGGTCCCCATGAGGGGTCTGTCAGGCAGGCGTCCTCAAACGCGGGCAATTCGACCCAACCGGCCTCGATCTCGGCAAAGATCCAGTGCGGTGCCCAAAACATCATGACCAGCGGTGTCTGCTGCGCTTCTGACGATTTCAGTTCTGCAACCAGCGCGCCTTCGGATCCTGCGGGCACGGCCTTGAAATCAATCCCGAGACTTTCGATGATATCGGCAGATCGCGTGCCCCAGTCGGCAGGGTAGGCAAGGATTCGGCCCTGCGGAAAGGCATCTGGCGTCACGAGTATATCCTTGCACGCGCTCAAAGCTTGCCAATCGGGCAGACCGGGACACAGATCTTCCATGTGTTTGGGATACATCCACCCCTCGCGCGTGGTCAGACCCAGCGCGCCGATATCGACGATCTTTCCCGCTTCCTTCATCTTGGGGTAGATATCGCCGACGTTATTTGTCCAGATTTCCAGCGAGGCATGCAAATCGCCATCGGCCAGAGCAGTATGCTGCGGATAGTTGCCAGCGGTCACATAGTCCACGCTATAGCCCATCTTCTCGAGCAGATCGCCAGCGACATGCGTCGAGATGTGCTGGCCGGTCCATTCGTTGATCGCCAGTTTGATCGGCTCATCCGTTGCGCCCAGATCGGCGGCGGTTGCGGCGTTAGTGAACGTGGCCACCGTGACAGAGGCCAGAAGGGCCATGGCGCAGTTGGTTGTGTTTATCATTCTTGTTTCTCCCTTTGGATTTTTTATTGCGCACGGAGCGTTTTCCAGCCTTTGACAGCTGGTAAAGCAAGGCGACGGTTGGGGCCGGTCACCAAGCAAAAGCGCACCCGGTGCGGGCGTTCAGCTTCTAGTACGCATGCATTATGAAAAGCGGCCCACAGGGCGGATAGATGCCTTTAGGCACTATGTCGTGCGAGAGGAGGGGGCAGTGTCTAAAGGCATCATGACGGGGCCTCGTGGGTCGTACAATCTAGACCCAATGCGATCTCATCGCGCGATTCCCGGCAATGGAGGCCCCTTATGTACCCGATTATTGCGCTATGGTCGCACCCACGATCCATGTCGACGGCGACAGAACGTGTGATGCGCGAAAGGGCGGACCTGACCTGCTTTCACGAGCCGTTCATGTATGACTATTACATCAACCGCAAGGTTCGGAGGATGCCGCATTTCGAGGCGGAGAAGAACCATCCTATCACCTACGAAGATGTCCGGGATATGATCTTGGAAAAGGCGCAAAGCGGCCCGGTGTTTTTCAAGGACATGAGCTATTACGTCATGCCGCATGTGCTGGAGGACAAAGCGTTTTGCGACCGCTTGACCAATTGTTTTTTGATCCGCGATCCGATCGCGTCGATCCCATCCTATTTCAAACTCGACGCGGAAGTAACTTGCGACGAGATCGGACTAGAGGCGCAATCACGCCATTATGACGGGCTATGTGCGCTATCAGATGAGGTGCCGGTGGTGATCCGCGCAGAGGATATCCGCGCTGATACCAGCAAGGCAATCGGCGCGTTGTGGAAGCAGATTGGCCTGCCGGCTGCTGATCATGCCTTCGAATGGCAGGACGAAAAGCCAGCAGACTGGAAACAGGTTGCAGGCTGGCACGGAGATGTGAGCGCCTCGAAAGGTATCCGCCCGATCACCCCCGAAGAAGTCGCCGAGCAAAAGGTCGCTTTTGAAACCATGTGCAGCGCGCACCCGAATATGCGCGTCTATCTCGATCATCACATGCCATATTACAAGGCGCTCGGGGCGCATGCGCTAAAGCCCTGAGAAACCGCGCACGTGATTGGTCATCGGCGGCTCCCCATCTGCGAGCCGCCGGTTTCGTTTCATGTCTTGAGGTCGAAACCCGGCGCGCAAGCAATGAAATGCGGGTTCTCAAAACCGAGCTTGCCATAGGTGAGCGGGGTCAGAGTATCGGCGCGCAGGACTTGCCCACCCGCACCTTTGAGCACAGCCTGTCCTGCTGCGGTGTCCCACTCCATCGTGCGGCCCAGTCGCGGATAGAGGTCGGCCTCTGCACAGGCCACGAGGCAGAACTTCAGCGATGAACCGGCGCTGCGCATATCGGCCACGTGATACTGGGCGATATAGGCATCGGTAGCCGCGTCCCGGTGTGATTTAGAAGCCACCACAATCAGCGCGTCAGGATCGGGTTTTGACACGCTGAGCGGCCTTGTCTCCCCCACCTGATCCGCCGAGAGTGCGCCCAATTCCTCTACCGTAGTGCCGTTTTCGTCAGTGTAGAAAAGCCGGGCGCGTGCCGGGGCGTAAACCACTCCCAGCACAGGCTCGCCCGCCTCAACCCACGCGATATTGACGGTGAATTCGCCGCGTCGGTGAATAAATTCCTTGGTGCCGTCGAGGGGATCGACGATGAAAAAACTGCGGGCCGTTTCCGCATGGGTTGCGGCTTGTTCTTCGGTTACGATGGCAGTGTCGGGAAATGCCGTGCGCAGCCCATCATGGATCAGCCGATCCGCCAATTGATCAGCGAGCGTGACCGGGCTGTCGTCAGATTTGGTGCAGATGTCAAAATCGTCTCGCTCGTAGATCTGCATGATCTCGTGGCCGGCCAAAATGGCCAGCCGCCGCATCACCTGCACCTTGATGTCTGCTGGATTCGTCATCTGTTATTCCTTTCACATCTGCACCGGGTGCCTTTGTCATCCTTTAATGAGGCCCATTTGTTCCAGCTTCAGGATGACCTGATGGGCGCAGTTGTCGACTTCGACATTTTCGGTCTCGACGCTGAGTTCCGGGTTTTGCGGCGTGTCGTATGGGTCTGAGATGCCGGTAAACTCTTTGATCTTGCCTTCGCGTGCCAGCTTGTACAGGCCCTTGCGATCGCGGCGTTCGCATTCCTCCAGCGTGGTGGCGACATGGACCTCCACGAAGGCACCAAAGGCCTCCACGTCCTCGCGCACGGCGCGGCGCGTGGTGGCATAGGGGGCGATGGGCGCGCAGATGGCGATGCCGCCGTTCTTGGTGATCTCGCTTGCGACATACCCGATACGGCGGATGTTCAGATCGCGGTGTTCCTTGCTGAAGCCCAACTCGCTTGAGAGGTTTTTGCGCACGATATCGCCATCCAGCAGCGTGACGGGACGCCCGCCCATCTCCATCAGCTTGACCATCAGCGCGTTGGCGATGGTCGATTTTCCTGACCCCGACAGACCGGTGAAGAATACGGTGAACCCCTGGCTCGCGCGGGGCGGGCGGGTTTTGCGCAGCTCGGTTACAACCTCGGGAAAAGAGAACCATTCAGGGATTTCCAGCCCTTCGGACAGGCGGCGGCGCAGCTCGGTGCCCGAGATGTTCAGGATCGTCACGTCATCCTTGTCAGCGATCTCGTCCATCGGCTCGTATTGGGCGCGTTCCTGCACATAGACCATGTGTTTGAAATCGACCATCTCGACGCCGATCTCCTCTTGGTGCGCACGAAACAACTCCTGCGCATCATACGGCCCGTAGAAATCCTCGCCCTTGGAATTCTTGCCGGGACCGGCATGGTCGCGGCCAACGATGAAATGGGTGCAGCCATGGTTGGCGCGGATCAGCCCGTGCCAGACCGCCTCGCGCGGGCCGCCCATGCGCATCGCCAGATTGAGCAGGCTCATCGACGTGGTCGATCCGGGGTATTTGTCCAATACGGCCTCGTAACAGCGCACGCGGGTAAAGTGATCGACATCGCCGGGTTTGGTCATGCCCACGACCGGGTGGATCAGCAGGTTGGCCTGCGCCTCCTTGGCGGCACGGAACGTCAGTTCCTGATGCGCGCGGTGCAGCGGGTTGCGGGTCTGGAACGCCACGACCTTGCGCCAGCCGACCTTGCGGAAATAGGCGCGCAACTCGTTGGGTGTATCGCGCCGCGCGCGGAAATCGTAATGCACCGGCTGCTGGATTCCGGTGACCGGCCCGCCGAGGTAAACCGCACCGGCCGTGTTGTGCAGATAGTTCACCGCCGGGTGGGCGCTGTCATCGGCACCGAACACCTTTTCGGCCTCGCGTGATTTGTCCGGCGTCCAGCGGTCGGTCACGGTCATGGTGCCGAGGATCACGCCCTCTTGGTCGCGCAGCGCGATATCCTGACCCAGTTCCAGCGCTTCGGCAAAATCGGCGCTGACATCCAGCGTGATCGGCATCGGCCAGAGCGTGCCATCGGCAAGCCGCATGTTGTCAACGACGCCGTTGTAATCGTCTTCCGGCAAAAAACCCTTGAGCGGATTGAACCCACCATTCATCAACAGTTCCAGATCACAAATCTGCCGCGGCGTCAGGTCATGACTGACCAGATCGGCCGCTTCCAGCTTCAGCTTCTGGGCACTGTCATAGCTGACATAAAGTTCCGGAATCGGGGTGAGGTTGTGGCGCCGCATGTGATGGTCTCCATGATTGTCCGGGGCGTAGATCGCCCGATATTGTCCATGGGCATAGGGAACAAGTATGGCCGGGTCATGGTGCTAAAGGGCACTATTGATGAAGTTTTTACGCCATGAAAAGCATGGCAATCGCAGATTACATCCCACGGACGCGGCTGCGGTAGGTGACGGAATTCGCATGCCACACTACCGTGCACTGGATGAAACATCCTGTGTGATCGGCATGAAGATGATTATGAACAACGATTATTTGATGGTGTGAACATGTCTGATCTATCTGGAAAATCGGCTATTGTTACCGGCGGGTTGTCGGGCATGGGGCTGGCAATTGCCACAGCCCTGACCAAGGCGGGCGCGGATGTGTCGGTGGGGTCTCGATCCGTTGCCGGAAGGGACGATGCGCGGTATGCGGATGAACTGAAACTGATCCGTGAGGCAGGACAGAAGGTGCACGCCGCATCGCTGGATGTGACCGATCAGGCGAGCGTGGATGCCTTTGTGACAGGCGCGCGGACGGCTATTGGTCCGATCGACATGCTTGTCAACGCGGCGGGCATGACGAGCGAACACCCGGTTTGCGGCCATGACGACGCGCTTTGGAATGCCATACTCGACACCAATCTGACCGGTGCCTTTCGTATGATGCGTGCAGTCTTGCCGGCGATGATCGACAATGGGTTTGGCCGGATCGTCAATATCGGCTCGACTGCAGCCAGCGTCGGCTGGGCGGACAACCCGGCCTATTGCGCCTCTAAGGCCGGGCTGTTGGGATTGACCCGCTGCGTCGCCCTGGAGGGGGCAGCCCATGGTGTCACCTGCGTCATGGTCAGCCCGACATGGGTCGAGACCGATCTGATGCGGCGTGATGTCCAAGAGATCGTAAATCGCGAAGGCAACACGCGTACAGTCGATCAGGCGATGGCCGACATTGCTGCAGAAAACCCTCAGAAACGTATTATCCAGACCGAGGAAATCGCAGACCTTGTGACCTATCTGTGCAGCGATGCGGCGCGTGGCCTGACGATGGAGAACTTACAGGTGACGGGTGGCGCGCTTTGGTAGGATGCTTTTGTGGCGTCGAACATCTGTCGTTCGAGCGGTTAGGACGGCGCGTTATCCCGCCGCCCTAACCCAAGGGATCAAGCCCCGGTGGTTCAGTTGTTAATGTTGCTAAAGGCCCGATCCAGCCCGTCGGCTACCTGATCCACGTCCTCAAGTGACAGGCACATCGGCGGCACCATCCGCAGGCAGGATTGATAGGCCCCGGATTTCGACAGGATCAGTCCGCTCTGGCGGCTTTGCTCGAAAACGGCTGACGTGGTCTGTGGGTCGGGCTCTTTGGTTTTATGATCCTTCACCATCTCGATCGCCAGCATCAGACCGCGCCCACGCACATCGCCGATGGCGGTATGTTTTTTCTTTAGAGCGTGCAGGCGCTCTAGCAGAGCCTTGCCAACGACGCGGGCATTCTCCTGAACCTTGTCTTCCTTGATGACCTGAAGCACAGCCCGGCCAGCGGCGCAGGCGGTGGGGTTCGCGCCATAAGTATGGAACATGAATTTGTCGGCCATCGGCGCGGCAATCTCTTTGCGGGTGACCACAGCGGCAAGAGGAAAGCCGTTGCCGATGCCCTTTGCCATCACCACGATATCGGGGATGACGCCATCCGCCTCGAAGCCCCACATGTTGTCGCCGGTTCGGCCAAAGCCCGCCTGCACCTCGTCAGCGATCAGCAGCCCGCCCTTGGCGCGCACCCGTTCAGCCGCGCCGGTCATGTAGCCTTTGGGCATCTCGATGATGCCGCCGTACCCCTGCACGCTTTCGATAAAGATGCCGGCCACCTGCCCGGTGGTGGCGGTGTGGATGGTGCGCTCGATCTCGTCCAGATAGGGCTGTGCGCCGGCGTTCTGGCCAAAGATGCCGCGATATTGGTTTGGGTCGGCGACGAAGGCCACGTTGCCGGGCATGCCGGGATGACGCCACCCAGAGATCCCGGTGATGGACTGGGCTGCTGCTGTGGGTCCATGATAGGCGGATCGCAGGGCCAGCAGGTCAAGGTTGCCGGTGTAGCCGCGCGCAATGGTCATGGCGAGGTCCACCGCCTCGGAGCCGGAATTAGTGAAATGCACCACCCATTCGATATCGCCATTGGGGTTGGGCATGGTCGCGGCCAGTTCCTCGGCGAAATGTGCGGGCACCGGGTGATAGAACATGGTGGTGCAATGGGTGAGTTGCTGCGCCTGTTCCATCGCGGCGGCCACGACTTTTGGGTGGCTGTGGCCCACAGAGATACAGACATTCATACCTAGCAAGTCGATGTATTTTCGGTCATCGACGTCCCACAGATATTGCATCGAGCCTTTGCGAAAGACCATCGGGTCCTTAAAGGGGACGAATTTTTTCTGGCTTGCGGCATAGTAGTTGTCGCGCCGCTGGGCGGTTTTTTCCAAAGTCCAGTCGGTGGTGATGGTCATGTTTTTTCTCCTTCGATTTCACGGCTCCTCCGGATTATGAATTCATCCAGCGCTTCGCGGATGGCGAGATCCATTTCCGGCGGTTCATAGCCATCCAGTAGTTGTTTCACGCGGTCTGTTGCGCGTTGGTGCTGCCAGAGCCCGCCTTCGGCTGTCCATTGCTCAAACGTGCCATCATGGGACATGTTGCCCATCCAAAACGCGGTCTCAAAGTTGTCGTGGGTGTGTTGTGCCCCCAGAAAATGACCGCCCGGCCCGATCTCAAAGAAGGCATCCATCGCCTGCGCGGCTTCGCTAAAGTCGATACCCTGAGTGAAACGCTGCATGGCGGCGCAGCGGTCGGCGTCCATGACGATCTTTTCATAGCCTGTGGTCAGCAGTCCTTCGAGGCAGCCGGTGGCGTGGATGATAAAATTTACCCCCGCCATCGTCGCCCCCATCAGCTGCGCCTGACTTTCGTAACCTGCCTGCGCATCGGGGATCTTGGAGGAGGTCAGGCTGCCGACCGAGTGGAAGGGCAACCCGAGCCTGTCTGCCAATGTCTTGGCACACATCTGGAACTGTGTGCCTTCGGGCGTGCCAAAGGTGGGCGCACCAGACTTGAGACTGATAGGCGAGAAGAAAGTGCCGAAAACGGCCGGTGCGCCGGGTCGGATCAGTTGGATCAATGCAACTGACGCCATGACCTCTGCCAGCACTTGCGCAAGCGTGGCGGCAATCGACACAGGCGACATTGCACCGCCCAGAACGAAGGGCGATACGACCGTACATTGCCCGGCTCTGGCGTATTCCTTGAGCGCCCAAAGCATGGTCTCGTCCATCACCAGCGGAGCGTTGGTGTTGACCACCGAATAAAGCACGCAGTTGTTTTTGACAAAATCCTCCCCCATCGCGATCTTGCACATTTCGATGGTGTCGCGGGCACGTTCGGGAGCGGTCACCGCCCCCATGAAAGGTTTGTCATTCATGGTCAGGTGCGTGTGGGCCATATGCAGGTGACGCAAAGGCACTGGGATATCTACCGGCTCGACCACGACGCCGCCGGAATGGTTTACGGCGCCAAGTTGGTGATGCAGCTTGGTGATGTTTTTGAAATCCTCGAGTGTTGCATAACGGCGGCCATTTTCCATGTCATGCACGAACGGGCTTCCAAAGCTTGGGGCAAAAACCTGCGCATCGCCACCGATTTGGATCGACCGTGCCCGGTTGCGAGCGTTTTGGGTAAAGACAGGGGGCGCGGTCTTGATCTTGTCGCGGCACCAGCCG from Roseovarius pelagicus includes the following:
- a CDS encoding sulfotransferase-like domain-containing protein, producing MYPIIALWSHPRSMSTATERVMRERADLTCFHEPFMYDYYINRKVRRMPHFEAEKNHPITYEDVRDMILEKAQSGPVFFKDMSYYVMPHVLEDKAFCDRLTNCFLIRDPIASIPSYFKLDAEVTCDEIGLEAQSRHYDGLCALSDEVPVVIRAEDIRADTSKAIGALWKQIGLPAADHAFEWQDEKPADWKQVAGWHGDVSASKGIRPITPEEVAEQKVAFETMCSAHPNMRVYLDHHMPYYKALGAHALKP
- the cysQ gene encoding 3'(2'),5'-bisphosphate nucleotidase CysQ, coding for MTNPADIKVQVMRRLAILAGHEIMQIYERDDFDICTKSDDSPVTLADQLADRLIHDGLRTAFPDTAIVTEEQAATHAETARSFFIVDPLDGTKEFIHRRGEFTVNIAWVEAGEPVLGVVYAPARARLFYTDENGTTVEELGALSADQVGETRPLSVSKPDPDALIVVASKSHRDAATDAYIAQYHVADMRSAGSSLKFCLVACAEADLYPRLGRTMEWDTAAGQAVLKGAGGQVLRADTLTPLTYGKLGFENPHFIACAPGFDLKT
- a CDS encoding bifunctional sulfate adenylyltransferase/adenylylsulfate kinase; amino-acid sequence: MRRHNLTPIPELYVSYDSAQKLKLEAADLVSHDLTPRQICDLELLMNGGFNPLKGFLPEDDYNGVVDNMRLADGTLWPMPITLDVSADFAEALELGQDIALRDQEGVILGTMTVTDRWTPDKSREAEKVFGADDSAHPAVNYLHNTAGAVYLGGPVTGIQQPVHYDFRARRDTPNELRAYFRKVGWRKVVAFQTRNPLHRAHQELTFRAAKEAQANLLIHPVVGMTKPGDVDHFTRVRCYEAVLDKYPGSTTSMSLLNLAMRMGGPREAVWHGLIRANHGCTHFIVGRDHAGPGKNSKGEDFYGPYDAQELFRAHQEEIGVEMVDFKHMVYVQERAQYEPMDEIADKDDVTILNISGTELRRRLSEGLEIPEWFSFPEVVTELRKTRPPRASQGFTVFFTGLSGSGKSTIANALMVKLMEMGGRPVTLLDGDIVRKNLSSELGFSKEHRDLNIRRIGYVASEITKNGGIAICAPIAPYATTRRAVREDVEAFGAFVEVHVATTLEECERRDRKGLYKLAREGKIKEFTGISDPYDTPQNPELSVETENVEVDNCAHQVILKLEQMGLIKG
- a CDS encoding aspartate aminotransferase family protein — protein: MTITTDWTLEKTAQRRDNYYAASQKKFVPFKDPMVFRKGSMQYLWDVDDRKYIDLLGMNVCISVGHSHPKVVAAAMEQAQQLTHCTTMFYHPVPAHFAEELAATMPNPNGDIEWVVHFTNSGSEAVDLAMTIARGYTGNLDLLALRSAYHGPTAAAQSITGISGWRHPGMPGNVAFVADPNQYRGIFGQNAGAQPYLDEIERTIHTATTGQVAGIFIESVQGYGGIIEMPKGYMTGAAERVRAKGGLLIADEVQAGFGRTGDNMWGFEADGVIPDIVVMAKGIGNGFPLAAVVTRKEIAAPMADKFMFHTYGANPTACAAGRAVLQVIKEDKVQENARVVGKALLERLHALKKKHTAIGDVRGRGLMLAIEMVKDHKTKEPDPQTTSAVFEQSRQSGLILSKSGAYQSCLRMVPPMCLSLEDVDQVADGLDRAFSNINN
- a CDS encoding trimethylamine methyltransferase family protein; translated protein: MAQITSRRSGGRRERMAARTARQSIAAPYTMRQIGPVSLINEESVAIIERNADRILDKIGMDFRGDPETLELFRKHGARVDGERVRFDPGWCRDKIKTAPPVFTQNARNRARSIQIGGDAQVFAPSFGSPFVHDMENGRRYATLEDFKNITKLHHQLGAVNHSGGVVVEPVDIPVPLRHLHMAHTHLTMNDKPFMGAVTAPERARDTIEMCKIAMGEDFVKNNCVLYSVVNTNAPLVMDETMLWALKEYARAGQCTVVSPFVLGGAMSPVSIAATLAQVLAEVMASVALIQLIRPGAPAVFGTFFSPISLKSGAPTFGTPEGTQFQMCAKTLADRLGLPFHSVGSLTSSKIPDAQAGYESQAQLMGATMAGVNFIIHATGCLEGLLTTGYEKIVMDADRCAAMQRFTQGIDFSEAAQAMDAFFEIGPGGHFLGAQHTHDNFETAFWMGNMSHDGTFEQWTAEGGLWQHQRATDRVKQLLDGYEPPEMDLAIREALDEFIIRRSREIEGEKT
- a CDS encoding ABC transporter substrate-binding protein, encoding MINTTNCAMALLASVTVATFTNAATAADLGATDEPIKLAINEWTGQHISTHVAGDLLEKMGYSVDYVTAGNYPQHTALADGDLHASLEIWTNNVGDIYPKMKEAGKIVDIGALGLTTREGWMYPKHMEDLCPGLPDWQALSACKDILVTPDAFPQGRILAYPADWGTRSADIIESLGIDFKAVPAGSEGALVAELKSSEAQQTPLVMMFWAPHWIFAEIEAGWVELPAFEDACLTDPSWGPNPNATGDCGVEAPVTMKVAWAGFEEKWPAAYALLDALQMDTAEQEIMMKAIDQDGRDVEDVVAAWVAENQNVWGPWIDAASK
- a CDS encoding SDR family NAD(P)-dependent oxidoreductase, whose product is MSDLSGKSAIVTGGLSGMGLAIATALTKAGADVSVGSRSVAGRDDARYADELKLIREAGQKVHAASLDVTDQASVDAFVTGARTAIGPIDMLVNAAGMTSEHPVCGHDDALWNAILDTNLTGAFRMMRAVLPAMIDNGFGRIVNIGSTAASVGWADNPAYCASKAGLLGLTRCVALEGAAHGVTCVMVSPTWVETDLMRRDVQEIVNREGNTRTVDQAMADIAAENPQKRIIQTEEIADLVTYLCSDAARGLTMENLQVTGGALW
- a CDS encoding quaternary amine ABC transporter ATP-binding protein, encoding MTAAAKLSVRNLWKIYGPNPEKLVSRDFPAMCHQERLAHIRENHHFVAAADVSFDISEGEIFVIMGLSGSGKSTVLRAISRLIEPTYGQVFLDGNDLLKAGAREMIEIRRHKMGMVFQNFGLLPHLDVVQNVAFPLKAQRRPRAERRAHARKMIELVGLKGKEQSYPHELSGGQQQRVGIARSLAVEPEIWFLDEPFSALDPLIRAQMQDEFLRLQTQLRKTIVFVTHDFLEALKLADNICIMKDGEIVQIGSPSEIVMRPVNDYVKDFIGDVPLAKVIHAKDVMGAAYADGKTHPTVAHNSILDEALKLFDENTETVDVIGDDGRVLGSLHPLEVIRSLYHDDVTTAQT